TCGGATCTGCCGCCATCGCCGTTGGATCGGTGTAGAGGTAGTTGTCTGGGTAGCCGAGCATGTTGCTGTACGAGAACTGAGCCGCGCCAGGACCGTAGTTCCCCGCCCAGTTCTGGAGAATGTAGCGCCACGACTTTGATTCATCAGCGTCGGGCTGCAGGTACGCGGAGCTTAGCCCTCCCTTCCAGTGGTCGGGGGTCATGGTCACGGGAGCCGCCGCACCCCATCGCGTGCCCGCATTGGCAGCACGATTGTAGCCATACACCCAGAGCGAGAGCGGAGTCTTTAGCCATGTCCCACCCGTGAAGTCCATGCTCGGTTCAGCGAAGCTGTTGCGGAGTTGTATGGCGAAGTCAGCCGTGAAGGGCTGAACGCGAGTTGCGTGATACTTCGCCGTGATCTGCATTGCTCCCGTGGACCATTGGCGCTGGAGTGGATGCCAGTAGTCCTTCCACCAGAAGACCATCCGTTGCAGCATTGCCTGTGCGCGTGGGTCGTCATCGGCGAGTGCGAGCGAAATGGCGAGGAAACCGAGTCCCTTGGTGATGTGTTGGTTGTAGAGTTCAGATCGTGTGGACTCGTCCCGGCTGTAGACAGAAGATCCACCAAATGCGCCTGGAACCCCATTAACATATTGAGTGCCATGTGTCTTGCCACTCGACAGGGGTGAGAAGCCAGAGTGGTTGATGAAATTCACCAGCCCGCAATTTCCCGTCGTGAAAGCCTTACCGATCCAGAACTTGCCAGTTGTCACCGTCTCCGCGAGATATCCACCCGTGGGATAGTTCTGGATGGTCAGTGAAGTGTCCGACGCCACGGACGCAACAATGGCCGTCATGCCGCTGCAATACCCGCTGTCACAGCCGTTTGTCCACAGAATCGAATCCCCCGCCGCGATGCGCTGTGTCGTGTCAGGGTTGGTCAGCCAGAGCGTACCCGTTCCCGTGAGTGTCGTCCCGTAGAGTGTATAGGCGATTGTTCCGGTTCCCGCATAGAACCGTTGCGTGCAGGACGTGTCCACGTCGTTGAGTATCTTGTTGGCGAACGCTGTACGCTCCCCGATGGACATGGAGCCGCGCACAATGGAGTACGCTTGCGCGATATTCCACAGGTACTTCGAGGCGTAGTCGAGCGTGATGGAATCGCCGCAGCCGGAGATGGATTCCAGGCACCCAAATCCCTTTGTCCATTTGTCGATGTTGTTGAGCGCCCCGATCACCCAGTCCCGATAGGAAGCGGTCCCCGTGCTTTGATACATCAACGCGGCCCCGCCGAGGTAGCCAAAGTCGCCGTTCTGCATCTGTGAGATCAACGCCTGATCAGTAGCGGAACTCGACCTCGGCATGACGTATGTGTCCACACTCGTCTTCATTGCTGCGTAGGCCGGATTGCTCGAAACCGCCTTGCAAGCTGCCCCGCTAGTGCAGAGCGTCGCAGTCAGCACACCATCCGGGCCGTCCAGCCACACGCGCGGGTGATCTTTCAACGTCACCAGCGAACCCGCCGCCGCTTCCGGGTAGCTGGTGCCCTGTCCACCCGTGTACCGCAGGAATTCGCCGTTACCCGCCACTGGAGCACCAGCCAAGTCATACAGTTCCGTCGTCGTCTCGGTCACGTTGGTCGCCACTCGAGTGCCATTCGCGGCCGTGTTGCCTTCCACCCCAGCCAGAACAATGATTGTGCCATTCGTCCAGCCGTGCGCAACTAGCGCGGGCGTGGCCGCAGCGAGCGATGTATTGTCGCAGCCCGCTGTTGAAATAACGATTGGCGTTGCATTCGTTGCCGACGCCACACACCGTGTCTGGCCCGTTGGCATGTAAAGAGCGCTCTGCGGCGAGCTCAGGGCAGTCGATGCTGGGGGCATTAGTAGCACCGATTGGCTCGCCGACTTGGTTCCATCCGCCACACTCGTCGCCGTCACGGTCAAGGCCTGTTGAGCGACAACACTTGCTGGTGCGGTGTAGAGTCCCGTCGCAGAGATACTCCCCACCGCCGGATTGATTGACCACGTTACGGCTATGTTTGTGCTATTGCTCACCGTCGCAATGAACTGTTGCGTTTGGCCGGCCAGCAGCGTCACCGTCACCGGGGCCAAAGTAATCGATACTGGGGGACTTAGTGTCACCGATCGGCTCGCTGACT
The nucleotide sequence above comes from Armatimonadota bacterium. Encoded proteins:
- a CDS encoding Ig-like domain-containing protein, giving the protein MSRNTAAVIAISVFLLAPAASSQTQVANACDLNGDGVVDRSDVALAISMSVGSVKPCTANILGAGICDVKVVRRVTNAMTGPCVTSTIPVSITLGPDTATLRESQTLQFTATVINSTNTAVAWSINPAVGSISATGLYTAPASIVFQQTVTVTATSIADETKSASRSVTLSPPVSITLAPVTVTLLAGQTQQFIATVSNSTNIAVTWSINPAVGSISATGLYTAPASVVAQQALTVTATSVADGTKSASQSVLLMPPASTALSSPQSALYMPTGQTRCVASATNATPIVISTAGCDNTSLAAATPALVAHGWTNGTIIVLAGVEGNTAANGTRVATNVTETTTELYDLAGAPVAGNGEFLRYTGGQGTSYPEAAAGSLVTLKDHPRVWLDGPDGVLTATLCTSGAACKAVSSNPAYAAMKTSVDTYVMPRSSSATDQALISQMQNGDFGYLGGAALMYQSTGTASYRDWVIGALNNIDKWTKGFGCLESISGCGDSITLDYASKYLWNIAQAYSIVRGSMSIGERTAFANKILNDVDTSCTQRFYAGTGTIAYTLYGTTLTGTGTLWLTNPDTTQRIAAGDSILWTNGCDSGYCSGMTAIVASVASDTSLTIQNYPTGGYLAETVTTGKFWIGKAFTTGNCGLVNFINHSGFSPLSSGKTHGTQYVNGVPGAFGGSSVYSRDESTRSELYNQHITKGLGFLAISLALADDDPRAQAMLQRMVFWWKDYWHPLQRQWSTGAMQITAKYHATRVQPFTADFAIQLRNSFAEPSMDFTGGTWLKTPLSLWVYGYNRAANAGTRWGAAAPVTMTPDHWKGGLSSAYLQPDADESKSWRYILQNWAGNYGPGAAQFSYSNMLGYPDNYLYTDPTAMAADPNAILPLARNLTISDTGTLGEGTGLVLSRTGWLADSSIFEIHALSNLKFSNLWPVSYAGNPASYKVFKRYYLLAEDYGKGIQPTFSAYSAPNEQSNYMRIGPYGTTSPSLLQRANFKSQIQYVKTPRFWNDPGNAATYAMVDYAGAYQPSAQITFAHRHYAHFKKPGKSEYVIVADAVRTSAPQNKVTFLHYPNNGQSGVFENGTTPWPDNPTEGNTAFTAGSDTIVSDSPSSRILTKVLKPGGANSLRVYTDNLDGSYIGAVDPAKGPLGGAGQTFRVSICASADGVSCDPNNLKTNVLVAHRVVDGNAETENPITLLPQVDPNFIGAQVIDGDNSKVAVFPAEDTLSSLSRFLTTHDGSAQYMVSGLAAGNWQISKDGVVIVNQIAVDASGVLYWEGTSGSFVLSRQ